A single window of Caldicellulosiruptor bescii DSM 6725 DNA harbors:
- a CDS encoding ATP-binding protein, whose product MLLELEFEIEPGNFILAGEASSKIKETLKKLGVKPEILKKVAIVSYEAEMNIVIHSIGGILKAVISKDKIEIVAQDDGPGIEDIELAMKEGYSTAPEEIRNLGFGAGMGLPNMKKYSDYFEIESQKGKGTRVYMVIYNK is encoded by the coding sequence ATGCTGCTTGAGCTGGAATTTGAGATTGAGCCAGGTAATTTTATATTAGCAGGGGAAGCTTCTTCTAAGATTAAGGAGACTCTAAAGAAACTTGGTGTAAAACCAGAGATACTTAAAAAAGTTGCAATTGTCTCTTATGAAGCAGAGATGAATATTGTTATACATTCTATTGGTGGGATTTTAAAAGCTGTAATTTCAAAAGATAAGATTGAAATAGTAGCTCAAGATGATGGACCTGGCATTGAAGATATTGAGCTTGCTATGAAAGAAGGATATTCCACCGCTCCAGAAGAGATAAGAAACTTGGGATTTGGAGCAGGTATGGGTCTTCCAAACATGAAGAAGTATTCAGATTATTTTGAGATTGAATCACAAAAAGGAAAAGGTACAAGGGTATATATGGTTATTTACAATAAATGA
- a CDS encoding TlyA family RNA methyltransferase, which produces MKKRADLLLVEKGLVESREKARALILSGNVYVNNQKIEKAGEMIDERSQIIIKEPLKYVSRGGLKLEKALDFFKISVEGKIALDIGASTGGFTDCLLQHGAKKVYCVDVGYGQLAWKLREDPRVVNFEKTNFRYFDRKSIQDKIDIIVCDVSFISLNLIAEKVKEFMENSTEGILLIKPQFEAGRKEVGKRGVVKSKETHKSVIKKVIDHYFSLGISIKGLTYSPITGPEGNIEYLLYIKMEDETENNIVDITIEEIVNQAFETFGQKK; this is translated from the coding sequence TTGAAAAAGAGGGCTGATTTACTTCTTGTTGAAAAAGGTCTAGTAGAATCACGTGAAAAGGCAAGAGCGTTAATTTTGAGTGGTAACGTATATGTGAATAATCAAAAAATAGAAAAAGCAGGGGAAATGATAGATGAAAGGAGCCAGATAATAATTAAAGAGCCACTAAAATATGTCAGTAGAGGCGGTCTTAAACTTGAAAAGGCTTTAGATTTTTTTAAAATTTCGGTTGAAGGCAAAATAGCCCTTGACATTGGTGCTTCAACAGGAGGGTTTACAGACTGTTTGCTCCAACATGGCGCTAAAAAGGTTTACTGTGTTGATGTTGGATATGGTCAGCTTGCATGGAAGTTAAGAGAGGACCCGAGAGTAGTAAATTTTGAAAAGACTAATTTTAGGTACTTTGACAGAAAAAGTATTCAGGATAAAATTGATATTATAGTATGCGATGTCTCCTTTATTTCTTTGAACCTAATTGCAGAGAAGGTAAAAGAGTTCATGGAGAACAGCACAGAAGGTATTTTACTAATAAAACCCCAGTTTGAAGCAGGAAGAAAGGAGGTTGGAAAAAGAGGAGTTGTAAAGTCTAAGGAAACTCATAAAAGTGTGATCAAAAAGGTAATTGATCACTATTTTTCTCTCGGAATCTCAATCAAGGGTTTGACATATTCGCCAATCACAGGGCCAGAGGGGAATATAGAGTATCTTCTCTATATTAAAATGGAAGATGAGACCGAAAATAACATAGTTGACATTACGATAGAAGAAATTGTCAACCAAGCCTTTGAAACATTTGGTCAGAAAAAGTAA